One region of Termitidicoccus mucosus genomic DNA includes:
- a CDS encoding peroxiredoxin, with product MKRAHFVFFPAAFAAVLLTMTANLHAAEPLKPGDPAPAVSATTDAGATLDLADVYSKNKYTLVYFYPKAFTPGCTAQGCSLRDAYDVLAEKGVAIIGVSTDSVEAQKKFKDDNHFQFTLLADTDKKVKTAFGVPGEARAARQAYLIKGGKIIYADHKGSTSKQADDILAALAVDQ from the coding sequence ATGAAACGCGCACACTTCGTATTTTTCCCCGCCGCCTTCGCCGCTGTTCTTCTCACCATGACCGCCAATCTGCACGCCGCCGAACCGCTCAAACCGGGCGACCCCGCCCCCGCCGTCTCCGCCACGACCGACGCCGGCGCGACGCTCGACCTCGCCGACGTGTATTCGAAGAATAAATACACGCTGGTGTATTTCTACCCGAAGGCGTTCACCCCCGGCTGCACGGCGCAGGGCTGCTCGCTGCGCGACGCCTACGACGTGCTCGCGGAAAAAGGCGTGGCCATCATCGGCGTGAGCACCGACAGTGTCGAGGCGCAGAAGAAGTTCAAGGACGACAACCATTTCCAGTTCACGCTGCTGGCGGACACCGACAAGAAGGTGAAAACCGCCTTTGGCGTTCCCGGCGAGGCGCGCGCCGCGCGCCAGGCGTATCTCATCAAGGGCGGCAAAATCATTTACGCCGACCACAAGGGCTCCACCTCAAAACAAGCCGACGACATCCTGGCCGCCCTCGCCGTCGACCAATAA
- a CDS encoding GNAT family N-acetyltransferase encodes MKISAATPADLPAILEIQKEAYQAEAKIYDDYSIPPLKETLDGITSASKRGVILKAEVDGALVGSVRVSLNNDICEIGRLSVSPKHQRRGIGSALLKACESVFPSSCCYELFTGSKSAANISLYESLGYRRTEARALSPQVTLIYLRKEKNP; translated from the coding sequence ATGAAGATCAGCGCGGCAACCCCGGCGGATTTGCCGGCAATTCTCGAAATCCAGAAGGAAGCCTATCAGGCGGAAGCCAAAATCTATGACGATTATTCGATCCCGCCGCTAAAAGAGACGCTCGATGGCATCACGAGTGCATCGAAGCGGGGTGTCATTCTGAAAGCCGAGGTCGATGGCGCCCTTGTGGGTTCAGTCCGCGTCTCCCTGAATAATGATATTTGCGAGATTGGACGCCTCAGCGTGAGCCCGAAGCATCAAAGGCGTGGCATCGGGAGCGCGCTGCTGAAAGCCTGCGAATCCGTTTTCCCGTCATCCTGTTGTTACGAACTCTTCACCGGCTCAAAAAGCGCCGCAAACATCAGTCTATATGAGTCGCTCGGTTATCGCCGCACCGAGGCGCGTGCTTTGTCGCCTCAGGTTACTTTGATATACTTACGAAAAGAGAAAAATCCCTGA
- a CDS encoding adenine phosphoribosyltransferase, which produces MSPSEFFKSQIRTVRGWPKAGVNFRDVTTLFHNPQAFRMAIDVFASDCERRPVDIIAAVDARGFALGGALAYHLGKPFVLVRKKGKLPYKTISESYQLEYGTAAVEIHMDACKPDDRVLIVDDLIATGGTLLAAAKLFRELQGNVIGVAALIDLVELGGSQKLRAAGLNVHALCEFAEDE; this is translated from the coding sequence GTGTCACCTTCCGAGTTTTTCAAATCGCAAATCCGCACGGTGCGCGGCTGGCCCAAGGCCGGCGTGAACTTCCGCGACGTCACCACGCTCTTCCACAACCCGCAGGCCTTCCGCATGGCCATCGACGTCTTTGCCTCGGACTGCGAGCGCCGGCCCGTTGACATCATCGCCGCCGTCGATGCGCGCGGTTTCGCGCTCGGCGGCGCGCTCGCCTACCACCTCGGCAAGCCCTTCGTGCTCGTCCGCAAGAAAGGCAAGCTCCCCTACAAGACCATCTCCGAAAGCTACCAGCTCGAATACGGCACCGCCGCCGTCGAGATTCACATGGACGCCTGCAAACCCGACGACCGCGTCCTCATCGTGGACGACCTCATCGCCACCGGCGGCACGCTTCTCGCCGCCGCGAAGCTCTTCCGCGAACTCCAGGGCAACGTCATCGGCGTCGCCGCGCTCATCGACCTCGTCGAGCTGGGCGGCTCGCAAAAACTCCGCGCCGCCGGGCTGAATGTCCACGCCCTCTGCGAGTTCGCCGAGGACGAATGA
- the queC gene encoding 7-cyano-7-deazaguanine synthase QueC, which yields MKVIVLCSGGMDSVVALHWARREHEVAAAVSFDYGAKHNARELPMAAEQAALIGARHVVIPLRFMDELFESALLSSGGEIPEGHYEAENMKQTVVPFRNAIMLSVATGLAESTGAEGLVIAAHGGDHAIYPDCREDFMQAMGDAMRLGTYAGVRLLRPFIAMKKDRIAAEGARLGVDFARTWSCYKGGAVQCGRCGTCVERREAFIGAGLPDPTVYLDNGPLPAKP from the coding sequence ATGAAAGTGATTGTTCTCTGTTCCGGCGGGATGGACTCGGTCGTGGCGCTGCATTGGGCGCGACGCGAGCACGAGGTCGCGGCGGCGGTGAGCTTCGACTACGGCGCGAAGCACAACGCCCGCGAGCTGCCCATGGCGGCGGAGCAGGCGGCGCTCATCGGCGCACGGCACGTGGTCATCCCGCTGCGGTTCATGGACGAGCTGTTCGAGTCGGCCCTGCTGTCGTCCGGCGGCGAGATTCCCGAGGGACATTACGAGGCGGAGAACATGAAACAAACCGTCGTGCCCTTTCGCAACGCCATCATGCTGTCGGTCGCCACCGGACTGGCCGAGAGCACGGGCGCGGAGGGGTTGGTCATCGCGGCGCACGGCGGCGACCATGCGATTTATCCGGATTGCCGCGAAGATTTTATGCAGGCGATGGGCGATGCGATGCGGCTGGGCACCTACGCGGGGGTGCGGCTGCTGCGTCCGTTCATCGCGATGAAAAAGGACCGGATCGCCGCCGAGGGCGCGCGGCTGGGCGTGGATTTTGCGCGCACCTGGTCGTGCTACAAGGGTGGCGCGGTGCAGTGCGGGCGCTGCGGCACGTGCGTCGAGCGGCGCGAGGCGTTCATCGGGGC
- a CDS encoding glycosyltransferase family 2 protein, with the protein MLTLYAITLGGMIYFALHRLKLLWMYLRHARMPARPAPWQGAPARVCVQCPLYNEPLVVERLLEAVARLRWEEGRLEIQILDDSTDETSRIIADWLAAHPREAARMRHVRRTNRAGYKAGALAQGMTLTSADFLAIFDADFRPAPDFLETTIPYFSDPKVGAVQARWEFSNRRASLLTRFQAIFLDAHFVVEQAARFGSGLFFNFNGTAGVWRRAALEDAGGWSADTVTEDLDMSYRAQRRGWKFVYLRDYVVESELPEKMSAFKTQQYRWTKGGMQVARKQLRAVLAGNLPGRVKIEAFLHLTTGLVYPLLLTFSFLFVPYLYCVADEQLRGVWLVINPLSVVLATGTTVVLYVTSQYFRERQWREGLLWLVAAPVLLAFGLAMCVTGCVAVIEGLVSMGGEFVRTPKGGRAAHVGGIMRRGRSRWLFRMVSVVEIVIGLGMLTGAVYFAQLGATQVAIMLGIKTLGFLGLAATSAPDVWPLRGT; encoded by the coding sequence GTGTTAACCCTTTACGCGATCACCCTCGGCGGGATGATCTATTTCGCGCTGCACCGGCTGAAGCTGTTGTGGATGTATTTGCGCCATGCGCGCATGCCCGCCCGCCCGGCGCCGTGGCAGGGAGCGCCGGCCAGAGTGTGCGTGCAATGCCCGCTTTACAACGAGCCGCTCGTCGTGGAACGCCTACTGGAGGCGGTGGCGCGGCTGCGCTGGGAGGAAGGGCGGCTCGAAATCCAGATCCTCGACGATTCGACCGACGAGACTTCGCGCATCATCGCGGACTGGCTGGCGGCGCACCCGCGCGAGGCCGCGCGGATGAGGCACGTGCGGCGCACGAACCGCGCGGGCTACAAGGCCGGCGCGCTCGCCCAGGGCATGACGCTCACCTCCGCGGATTTCCTGGCGATTTTCGACGCGGATTTCCGCCCGGCGCCGGATTTTCTGGAGACGACCATCCCGTATTTCTCCGACCCGAAGGTCGGCGCGGTGCAGGCGCGCTGGGAGTTCAGCAACCGGCGCGCGAGCCTGCTCACGCGGTTTCAGGCCATTTTCCTCGACGCGCATTTCGTGGTGGAGCAGGCGGCGCGCTTCGGGAGCGGGCTGTTCTTCAATTTCAACGGCACAGCGGGCGTGTGGCGGCGCGCGGCGCTGGAGGACGCGGGCGGCTGGTCGGCCGACACGGTCACCGAGGACCTCGACATGAGCTACCGCGCGCAGCGCCGCGGCTGGAAATTCGTTTACCTGCGCGATTACGTGGTCGAGTCCGAACTGCCGGAAAAGATGTCGGCCTTCAAGACCCAGCAATACCGCTGGACCAAGGGCGGCATGCAGGTGGCGCGCAAGCAGCTCCGCGCCGTGCTCGCCGGCAACCTGCCGGGCCGCGTGAAGATCGAGGCGTTCTTGCACCTGACCACCGGGCTGGTTTACCCGCTGCTGCTCACGTTTTCGTTTTTGTTCGTGCCGTATCTCTACTGCGTCGCGGACGAGCAGTTGCGCGGCGTGTGGCTGGTCATCAATCCGTTGAGCGTGGTGCTCGCGACCGGCACGACGGTGGTGCTCTATGTCACGAGCCAGTATTTCCGGGAGCGCCAATGGCGCGAAGGCCTGCTGTGGCTGGTGGCGGCGCCCGTGTTGCTGGCGTTCGGGCTGGCGATGTGCGTGACCGGCTGCGTGGCGGTGATCGAAGGGCTGGTGAGCATGGGCGGCGAGTTCGTGCGCACGCCAAAAGGCGGCCGCGCGGCGCACGTGGGCGGCATCATGCGCCGCGGACGCTCGCGCTGGCTGTTCCGCATGGTGAGCGTGGTGGAGATCGTGATCGGCCTGGGGATGCTGACCGGCGCGGTTTATTTCGCGCAGCTCGGCGCGACCCAGGTGGCGATCATGCTCGGCATCAAGACGCTCGGCTTTCTCGGCCTCGCCGCCACCTCCGCGCCGGACGTCTGGCCGCTGCGCGGGACGTGA
- a CDS encoding ArsR/SmtB family transcription factor yields the protein MQLSRIYECLCERTRLRIVNLLMDGPLCVRHLQEALGEPQVKVTKHLAYLKARGLVSARQEANWRVQAITDTPSPALAEHLDCLRRCAREDEELRRDLARLRELRPQIEVGGPAACRRDGRGRVARKKKVETHADVAVAAIPDTVVNLYSLP from the coding sequence GTGCAATTGTCCCGGATTTACGAATGTCTTTGCGAACGGACGCGGCTTCGCATCGTCAACCTGCTCATGGACGGGCCGTTGTGCGTCCGACATTTGCAGGAGGCGCTGGGCGAGCCGCAGGTGAAAGTCACGAAGCACCTGGCTTACCTGAAGGCGCGCGGGCTGGTTTCGGCGCGGCAGGAGGCGAACTGGCGGGTGCAGGCGATCACGGACACGCCTTCGCCCGCGCTCGCGGAACACCTGGATTGCCTGCGGCGTTGCGCGCGGGAGGACGAGGAGCTGCGGCGCGATCTGGCGCGGCTGCGCGAGTTGCGCCCGCAAATCGAGGTGGGAGGACCGGCGGCCTGCCGCCGGGACGGACGGGGGCGGGTTGCGCGCAAAAAGAAGGTCGAAACGCACGCGGACGTGGCGGTGGCGGCGATTCCCGACACGGTGGTCAATCTGTATTCGCTGCCATGA
- a CDS encoding KamA family radical SAM protein: MAYTEDRAAWFEGQGLWEHVPESDWQNWGWQLKNRITTLDQLERYMVLTTEERRGIAFAGHKLSLAITPYFFNLINRDDPNCPIRLQVIPREGESITSAEEMLDSLGEDDHSPVPGLVHRYPDRVLFLVTDRCASYCRYCTRSRLVSNAQDYNFHPEFEQGLRYIESHPEVRDVLLSGGDPLLLGDKKIEHVLSRLRAIKHVEFIRIGSRIPVFLPQRITPELCEIFKKYGPIWMSIHVNHPRECTAELRAACERLSFAGVPLGNQSVLLRGVNDDADVMKALVQRLLRMRVRPYYLYQMDLITGGSHFKVDVRKGIEIIRALRGHTTGYAVPQYVIDAPGGGGKVPINPDYVERITDDEVVFRNYEGRAFRYPLTSTPLPRVRPPLAAEAERARFVE, encoded by the coding sequence ATGGCATACACAGAAGACCGAGCGGCTTGGTTTGAGGGGCAGGGGCTTTGGGAGCACGTCCCGGAGTCGGACTGGCAAAACTGGGGCTGGCAGCTGAAAAACCGCATCACCACGCTCGACCAGCTCGAGCGCTACATGGTGCTCACCACCGAGGAACGGCGCGGCATCGCGTTTGCCGGGCACAAGCTCTCGCTCGCGATCACGCCTTATTTTTTCAACCTCATCAACCGCGACGACCCGAACTGCCCCATCCGCCTGCAAGTCATTCCGCGCGAGGGCGAATCGATCACGAGCGCCGAGGAAATGCTCGACTCGCTCGGCGAGGACGATCACTCGCCGGTGCCGGGCCTCGTGCACCGCTACCCGGACCGCGTGCTGTTCCTGGTGACCGACCGCTGCGCGTCGTATTGCCGCTACTGCACGCGCAGCCGCCTGGTCAGCAACGCGCAGGACTACAATTTCCACCCGGAATTCGAGCAGGGCCTGCGCTACATCGAGTCGCATCCCGAGGTGCGCGACGTGCTGCTTTCGGGCGGCGACCCGCTCCTCCTCGGCGACAAAAAAATCGAGCACGTCCTGAGCCGCCTGCGCGCGATCAAGCACGTGGAGTTCATCCGCATCGGCTCGCGCATCCCGGTGTTTCTGCCGCAGCGCATCACGCCTGAGCTGTGCGAGATTTTCAAGAAATACGGCCCCATCTGGATGAGCATCCACGTGAATCACCCGCGCGAGTGCACGGCGGAGCTGCGAGCGGCGTGCGAGCGGCTGAGTTTCGCCGGCGTGCCGCTGGGCAACCAGTCCGTGCTGCTGCGCGGCGTCAACGACGATGCCGACGTGATGAAGGCGCTCGTGCAACGCCTGCTGCGCATGCGGGTGCGCCCGTATTATCTTTACCAAATGGATCTCATCACCGGCGGCTCGCACTTCAAAGTCGATGTGCGCAAGGGCATCGAGATCATCCGCGCGCTGCGCGGCCACACGACCGGCTACGCCGTCCCGCAATACGTGATCGACGCCCCCGGCGGCGGCGGCAAGGTGCCGATAAACCCGGACTACGTCGAGCGCATCACCGACGACGAGGTGGTGTTCCGCAACTACGAAGGCCGCGCGTTCCGTTATCCGCTCACCAGCACCCCGCTGCCGCGCGTGCGCCCGCCGCTCGCCGCCGAGGCGGAGCGTGCGCGTTTCGTGGAGTGA
- a CDS encoding M14 family metallopeptidase, whose amino-acid sequence MSDVLEPEAWLARFARDADAAGFRVAEFGRVGGAPLLAAERRPAKPLMHIYLSAGIHGDEPAGTLALGALMERRWFDGAIAWHVLPLLNPSGMAAGTRESREGIDLNRDYLAAADPGTRAHRAWLRAEGWRYDLTLALHEDWESRGFYLYELGDNAGRCFGPEIVRDVEAVIAIDRAAQIDGYPASDGQVFPPEDNPEIRDRWPEQLYLREHHTRLALTLETPSAFPLAERIAAHIRAVDAVMRLARESQGA is encoded by the coding sequence ATGAGTGACGTGCTCGAACCGGAGGCATGGCTGGCGCGTTTCGCGCGGGACGCGGACGCGGCGGGTTTTCGCGTCGCGGAATTCGGCCGGGTGGGCGGCGCGCCGTTGCTGGCGGCGGAACGGCGGCCCGCGAAGCCGTTGATGCATATTTATCTTTCGGCGGGCATCCACGGCGACGAGCCTGCGGGGACGCTGGCGCTCGGCGCGCTGATGGAACGGCGCTGGTTTGACGGCGCGATCGCGTGGCATGTGCTGCCGCTGCTCAACCCGTCCGGCATGGCGGCGGGCACCCGCGAGTCGCGGGAGGGCATCGACCTGAACCGCGATTATCTGGCGGCGGCCGATCCCGGCACGCGCGCGCACCGGGCCTGGTTGCGGGCGGAGGGCTGGCGTTACGACCTCACGCTGGCGTTGCACGAGGATTGGGAATCGCGCGGGTTTTATCTTTACGAGCTGGGCGACAATGCCGGGCGGTGCTTCGGACCGGAAATCGTGCGCGATGTGGAGGCGGTCATCGCCATCGACCGGGCGGCGCAAATCGACGGCTATCCGGCGTCGGATGGACAAGTTTTCCCGCCGGAGGACAATCCTGAGATCCGCGATCGCTGGCCGGAGCAGTTGTATTTGCGCGAGCATCACACGCGGCTTGCGCTCACGCTGGAGACGCCGTCGGCGTTTCCTCTGGCGGAGCGCATCGCCGCGCACATACGGGCGGTGGACGCGGTGATGAGGCTGGCGAGGGAATCGCAGGGCGCGTGA